Genomic window (Apodemus sylvaticus chromosome 22, mApoSyl1.1, whole genome shotgun sequence):
TTAGATATtcttaaaagcaaagaaaacaaaacaaatgcagtGGACATTTTAGAAGATGCTCGGTCCCTGCCTGGTCTCATTCTCTTGATTCTATCTCCAAGGAGTTTCATTCTGAAAGTTGGTGTTCATAATATTAAAAACCCTTTATGTGTTGACCCGTTGACAGTCTATTGagttgttttgtacatttggacGATTCATAAGCAAGTGACCACATGATCCACATCCTTCCTGATCTTGATTTTGCCTCTTCCTCCTTACAATCATGAGATGCTTCTATGCAATAGCTGTGAACATGCAAAAATAAATTCTTAGCAAGCAACAGATAAGAGAAACTTCCTTAGCTGATTAGGGAGTCAGTTACAGGAATGTTTTACTTAATCATGGAATACGAAAACAATGTTTTTgataaatttaagaagaaaataaagatagcTCTAGactagaaaatttaaatttccttaaaatgtttatatatatatgaattatttatatggatatatatttaaaaaacagtcTTTCAATTCTTTTCCTCATCTTTCCTTTTGTGTATAACTTCTTTAAAAACCTCAGAACATTGTTTCTGTCTTACATTAGTCAGTGAAGAAGAGAAATCCTGATAATCATACAAGAaaacatttctgtcttctttctcctgcctctccagCTCTGAAATGACAAGCATGGCCTTGATTGGCCAAGTTCTGGGcattgagctcaggtcctcatgcttgtgaggcAAACACTTGACCGACTGAGCTTCACCCTGGTCCAGACACAACAAGGTTCTTCAGAGACCCTATTTTCCCCACCAGTCTCACCTATTGGTCAGAATATCTGTCTTCAGGTCCTGCCTGCAGCAATTACAGATGAGGTATTCAAATGAACTCCTTTTTGTTTCTGCATTTATTATTAGAATCCATCTGGAAAGAAAACCAAATGGACTTTCTGAAGGGTTATGTGAAACTCAGTGAAGGACTGTCTAGATCACatttggcctgtgtgtgtgtgtgtgtgtgtgtgtgtgtgtgtgtgtgtgtgtgtggttacctTGATTGCTTGAATTGACACTGAAAAACTCTACCTGAAGGTGGGTGGCACTGTTTCCTGGCTGTGGGCCTTGGAGTGTATGAGAACACACAATGTGAGCAgagcttgttctctctgctcttgactttGAGTGTGTGTTGGCTCACTGCTTCAAGTCCTGCCTGTGTGACTCCAGCAATGATAGGGTGCAACCTGGACTTGTGAGCTGAAAAATCTTCTCTTTTTAGCTGAGATTTTATCacagtgaaggaaatgaaactaGGATGGGGTGTTCCTTTTTAGagtcccaccaaaaaaaaaaaaaagactttaggTCTGCAGAACAAATGTTGGGGGATGGAAGTCACAGGACTGTCACACAATCCATGTCCTGTCTTCCAGATCTCCTATTGGAGTGTAGAtctttttagtttttcctttaaaaaagattgattttatttcacttttggcTGGAGACATAGTTCAGTGGTCAAGAACTTGTGCAGCTTTTCCAGAGTACCCAGGCTGAATGTAGCTTACGGGGGGCCTGTGACTGCAGCTCCAGGCAATGCGACTTCATCTCTGGTTTCTGCAGACACATGCGCTCAGGTGCTCACACCCATCTGCAAACACACAATTAAAGATAAATCACTTTGAAAGATTTAaagtatgtatatgagtgttttgtgtttgtgtgcatgtaaaaTGCAGTTTCTCACGGAGGCCAGGGTTGTAGCTGgcttccctagaactggaattacaagtgggTGAGACCTGACCAATACTGATGCAGATATTCATACCCAACTgtcagactgagcccagggaccccaatggaagagctaggggaaagactgaaggagctgaaggggattgcaaccccataaggaaaaaacaaaaacaactgatcagaccacccagagcttccagggacttaaCCAATAACCTAAGAGTCCATATGGAGGGATCCAGGACTCCAGATATACACGTCGCAGAGGATAACCTTATTtcacatcagtgggaggggagggaggcttgatgcccctgtGTAGGGAGATGCTAGAGGGGTTAGGTGGGAGGGAGTGAATGGgtgaaggagcaccctcataaaggcaaaggggagggggagaagggcaaggggCATGGGGTAGGGGGAGGTTGTGGAGGgataaccaggaagggggatatcatttgaaatgtgaacgAATACAGTGATTCATAAAAACAATCAAGTGGGTGTGAATTTCCtgaagtggatgctgggaactgaatatgaaccctccacaagagcagtaagtgcttttacccatgagccatctctacagctccaGTAGATTCTTCTTTTTAGTGATAGTCTCAAATGCTCATAGAGCTACCACCCAAAGGCAGTTTCTATTGGGGTTCTCTCTTGGTGTTATAAATTCTGTAGGATTGAACACAGGTGTATTTGCATGCATTCATCACACAGAATGATCTTGCCACTCAATAGCCTTCCATGAATTACCTATTCACAAGGGGATTTAGAAAATTCTCTAGCAGGATTATAAAACCAACTTGACAAGTAGATTGTTGGGATATGCTAAAGATGCCCTAGGCGAAgtgggaaaaagggagggagtttctttatttaatatttttttaaaaaaggatttactttcattttaaaattatgtatatgtgtaaatgtagGTGCCCTCAGAGCCCcaaagagggcataggatccttGGGCTGGAGTtcctggtggttgtgagccagtgGCCATGGGTgagggaaccaaactcagatcctctgtagGTGTGGCAAGTGCTTATCACCATGAAACCAATTTCCTAGATCCCCAGGGGGATGGAGCTTGAGTCTCCCCAGATTAATTCATCTGTTTGATTTCACATGCTGAGATATTTACACAAAAGTACATTTttgaccaagcccgctcagtcagtcaacaggttctccagcgcaggagtgaggattgaaaagaaagagacaattagacaaaactgcaccATGAcctcagtcaattctgagactgaaggcgggtttaataattttcaatccccttttataccattttaattacatgcaggaattgaGATCAATAGTGGCACAATGAAgaataagcaagacagtaaacacaaaattgtctaggcagtaagcaaagtcccacatcacttcagtgacagttgtttccaagggtatgtaaggatgaccaaaatacctgagcctacttccttgtccaagcccagaatctttcctgaagcttgcttctgccgtaacctacttccttattatgccctaatgtcagattcctgcttgagcccttgtccttggtcagTATCAGGCTATtgccaggcagcacagcaccccaataaggctctccacatctctcccttttttatttcataaacaaggcTGAGCCTGTCTTAGGTCATTCTCACAAGAGGGCCTTCATTACCCTTCGTCAAGATCACACACAGCTTGTTTGTGTTAATTGAACAAACACTGTCTTGTTAGTATGTATTAATAAACACAGCCTTTTGGCGCATGTCTCTGTCTTAGGTCGGTAAGGCTTTGTGTAGAATCTTACCCATCCTTGGCTTTCCAGCCTGTTATATTAGTGACTCTGTTTGGGGGTTCTTTCTCAGTTTCAAGCCATGTACCTTGGCAGCCAacagattaatattgttaaagacAAGCTTTAACACAATGGGCAGGAATAGAAGTATGCCCAGGACAAGAAAGGCTAGCATGATCAAGCTATATATGCTATTCTTAAAGCTTGACCAGGATGGAAATACCGACTTCAGGCTATGGATAATTTTGCCAGCAATATCGGCAGCATTAAAGCTCAGTGGAACAACATTCTTTGAATTCATAATCTCAATATGCAAAGCTGAAACATCTAGAGATATGTTGGAATTATGCAAAATACCCTTGCAAGTGTCTTTGAACTTTTTCCTGATTATAGTGACTATCATCGTGAACTTTAGAAGTAACACAAATCCATTCGTACGTAGCATGGCACTCAATGACTTCTTACTTTTAAACTTTGGACCTGCTGTCTAATAATTTGAATAGTATCATAAAGAGCATCAGTCCATTGTGTTTGGAGCAATGGACTTCATTTGTAACAATTTGTCTTTAGGacaatgattatcaattttgctcAGAAAATTTGcacatgcaataggccaaatatcagtattttgcaataaccaatttaactgttgtttggaataaggaataaatatttcatcaggttctttcccaaaatattttcttgattctATCACACAATTCTGTATTAACACAGCAGCAGCTTCATAATAAGGTGTTAAAACTTTCTTTGGAGATGAAAAAAGATGAATCCACAGTAGTGGTTCTGTTGTAAGAGCAAAGGCCTGGAATGAAACTCcatgaataatatacactgaaagattcaaagtcctagcttcttgtattgaagctgagacaaaaaacattttttctcacataaggtgagctattagccattccttgaggcaaactTTCCAATGATAGCGTTTCACAAACCCTTTACATTCATTAGGATGCAAAGGAATACATAAAAGCAATTCTCCAAATCCATAATAAGTCTATGAGgtaggcaggccagattttaatgaCTTCATAAGTTCCATAGCCTCATCAACCTTTCATAAATCTtaaatttgaactttattttCAACGACACCTTGATAGATCTGCAATAATGCTGCTTTGGCCTAAGAGGAATTTGCTGAAGGTGAGGCAAGGACCGAAAAACCTTCCCTAAGCAGGGAGTGTAACACAAGCTGCTGAGGCTGCTCGGAGCTTTGCAACTTCAAATGtaagtatttatttatctgagtCTATTGCCTGAGGCCAGGTCCAAAGAAGACCTCCTGCGGTGAGGACAGATTCCAGGGGAGCAATTCTACTACCTGtctatgtctttaatttttttggacaatctttcctaaaatgatttatGGCCCCctaaacaaaccaaaaggaaggtctagggctggagagatggctcaatggctgaAGCACTTGATGAGCAGGCttaaggacttgagttcagatctccaatACCCAGGTAAAAGTCAGGTGACACCGGAGCCTGATGGAGCTCTAGAGTGAGCCCAACACTGTGGTgggggcagagaaagagggagttGTGAAGCTGATTGTTCAGACATTCTAACCAGCTAATGGGtgccaggttcagtgaaagatccttctcaaaaaacaagatggaggGCAACTGAGAAAGACAACTGattttgacctttgacctccatatacccacatgcacacatgcacacatctacaCAAAAATGGGTATGCATTCATACACCacccacacagatacatacatacatccctcacacacatatacacctgaACATACAGagcacacactatacacacaccacaaacccatataacacacatacatgcactccttaacatatgcacacacatatcacatagcacacacacacatacatatacatgcaccatTCACAGGATGTatacagaaatacacatatacatatagcacatgcacataaatacacattatatacacatatatgcatatacacatagcaCACAGGACACATTAACGTATGGATCCGCAACCTCATCTGAAGGAAAAATTGCACAAGAATGAATGAGGTGGAGAACCATGAGTGAtggacactgtcttagtcagggtgtgcattcctgcacaagcatcatgaccaagaagcaagttggggaggaaagggtttattaagcttacacttcctcacagctgttcatcaccaaaagaagtcaggactggaactcaagcaggtcaggaagcaggagctgatgcagaggccatggagggatgtttcttactggcttgcttcccctggcttgctcagcctgctctcttatagaacccaggactaccagcccagagatggcgccacctacaaggggccctcccaaccttgatcactgagaaaatgccccacagctggatctcatggaggcacttccccaagtgaagctcctctctctgtgataattctattttgtgtcaagttgacatacaaaaccagccagtacagatactCATGAAAACATTCTTCAAATTTTGTTTGGGTTTCTTTATCAGTGGAGCCTAAGACAAGTATCTAGATATCAGTAATTTATCTAAGGGGAGAATGTACAACATAGCAGTGAAAGTGGGAGAAAAATCAAGAGaaccaggaagagaaagaaaagacaccaGGGCATGAACATGGGTAGGTTTGTGATTATTATGTGGACAACTAAGACTCAGATAAGCAAGAGCCCCTGAGAGGTACTGTGGAATGTGTCTCTGAGCTATACTACATGTTGAAAGTTGACTTAAGTGAGATACAATTTAGCATTCAATTCTCTATTCAAACTGTAGAGAATAATTTTTGGTGGTCAGCCccagtggaggaagaggaagtctatcaaaatgtgtttttcttatGGCCTTGGAGAGTGACAAAAGTCCAGTCTCCACATGCCTGGATGGTGGTGGGTGTGGATGAACATTCCAGGATTTAATCACCTCTTGGCTTTCTTGGTGCCTTGCCCCATGCTGAGATTTTCTATTCTACACCAAGTCACCCTTTGGCATAAATGCAATGATGGTCAGTGGTACATATTGTAAATTAGAAAAGAAACCCAACATAGACAAAGACTcatgttttaattatttcataaaaGAGAAGCAAGACTAGCAGAAGAACAGGCCTAGAATGTAGGTCTGTTAGCAGCCACGGGTGCTATGGAGCCTGGAGGATCCCGCATAGTTGTCCCATGCTGACCCAAACATGGCTACATCTCATCTGTGTGAGCTTCACCAGGAAGTCTGACTAGAAGGCAGTTGATGCAGTGATCTAGGACAGGAAGGAACTGAGAGCAGAACTCCTATCTGCTGGAGCACCATGTTCATTTTTTGAATAAAGAAGATTTCAGGGAATGATGTGAAAGAGGGGGCAGAAATATATAAGAGCTGGAGAAGAGCTgtgaaattctgttttttttttttttttgctttttggtgcAGATGTGATCTCACAGTGGCTGAGGCTGCACAAAATCTGGCATCCCAACAGTAAGTTATGGATCAGGGAAAAGCTCATGGGGTCCTTTCTCTCCTTGCTAGATTATTGACTACTGGTAGATTTTGGGAGAGGGATAGCCATTTTCTTCACTTGATGATGATCCCACCAGACTCTACTGGAGAGTTTCAAACCCATCGTCAGACAGATGGCCCTGGTTAAATTCAGTGGGTCAAGAACCAAACAAGAGgtcataaatggagaaaagaagaagcaagaaagagAGGGATTCAGGATGGGTGAAGGGTGGCAATAATCAGAAAGTTCATTTATACTTATAATTATATGGACATAAGTATTAAATTGTCAGTGAGCAAATTCAACACAAATTATAAGTCCTCCAAAAATTTGGGGGGTCAATCTCAGGGTCTATAACATTGAGAGTCACCATGTCCACCAAGGGGAGGAAATGGAGTCAGGGTGTTAACACAATAATTTCAGATCATGACTAATAGTTGAGGAATTGGTCCTCTTGTGCTTTTAGCCTACAGGTTTTGCTCCTGAAATCAGAGAAGGGTCCACTGAAAGGCATGCAGGGTAGATGAACGAAAATTTAGTAGGTGAGAGTAAAGTACTCAGAAATGTTATGAAGCCACATAGGATGTGTCATCAATTGCACATGGCAATACATGGTCTGAacacagaaaggaagacagaggacaTGAAAGGAACCCATTTAAGGACCTCATGTCTGTTCACTTCAGTAAATGGCAAAGGTGGACCAGAGGCACAGCCGCTAACCCAAAGAGAACCTGCAGACATATGAAGACTATACAGCACTGGTCCAGGAGACAAGCTGGACCCAGGAGCAATGCAGGAGACAAGCGACCTGCCAGAGAAAAGTCTTACAGACCCTGTCAAGGTTATCAATGGCCACAGACAAGTAGAATAACCTGGCATAGCTATGGGTGAAGCTCTGCCATCTGGCAGGGTTTGGGGACTGTGGGGATAGTGGAGGGAGTTGGCCATCACTTGCCAGGGCAGGATGTTTCAAGCTTTTTGCAGATCCAGAATTTCTTGTTGTTACATTTGGTGTCATTCCAGCCATCATCTCTGAACTCTGCACAGTCTTCCTCTCCAAGGTTGTTAGGTTCCCCTTTATTCCAATacttcatgaaactgcaaagaCAAGGAGACATGAAATTCTGTCACAGACATAGTCTGTAAGCCCTGGAAAGCACAGTGAGCTGTGTTCTTCTATGGCTTCTGCTTTAGGTCCTGTCTTCAGTCCCTGCCCTctcttccctcagtgatagagtgGCCTGGGAGTTGTAAGAGGAAATAAACCTGTTCCTCCCTACACtgctttttttggtcagggtGTTCACCACATTAATACAAGGCAAGCCAGGAAAGACAGCATCTAGAATTCATTAACACACTTTAAAATGCCCCCACCTAAGCCTGCTTGACCCGCATCAATTTCTTTCCTTGTCGACATCTCAACCAAAGCCTTTGTCCAAATCTCCTGATCCCCCCACATCTAAAGGTCAGGTCTTGGTCTCCTGCCACACCATCAGGTTGTGATATAAATTCCTTATCTTTGGACCTTTGAGTACAACAAGCTCTGagcatattcttttctttttgtggtgtgtgtgtgtgtgcgcgtgcgcgtgtgcgtgtgcctgtgtgtgtgtgtgtgtatgtgtgtgtgtgtgtccctgaacATGcaggtacatgtgcacatatgtgattGTAGGTACATGCAGAGCTGGAGCTAACTAATGTGAGAACGTGGAACCAAACTTGTGTTATTTGGAAGTTTCAGGTTTTTTGCAGATTCAGAATTAAGGACTCTaaggttcttaaccactgagcaatctctccagttcCACTTTATGTGATCATGTATGTGtggtagtgtttgtgtttgtgtgtgtgtgtgtgtgtgtgtatacatatgcacatgggcTTGTGGGAGTCATAAAAACTTCAGCTATTGCGTCTTAGGACATTCTCCACCTTGATTGGATTTGctatttggctaggctggctgtctAGCAAGCCCTAGGAAGCCTTCTGTTTCTGCTCTTCCGCTTCAGGGATTACAAGTGCTTGCTATCATAACACCAGTTGTTTTCACAAGGGTTCTGGACAGGCACTTTACCAAAGGAGCCATTTCCCAGTCTTAGATTTCCTATATAATCATTCCTATGTAATGCCCCTCTGGCTGCAAGCCTTTCCTGAAGTTCTGATGATGGGATCTCAGGCACCTGCCATCCCATCTGGACTTAATTTCTTCATGCCACTCAGAAAATGTTCCAAGTTCTAATGCAGAGGTGAGCAGCGAGAAGAGATGAGCCCCAGGGATTTCTCAAGTCTGAGCCTCATCACACTCTTCAGGGTGCTCCCTGCTTCTAGTCCTTACCTGAGTGTCAGAGGTGAACCATCTATCCAGTGCCATGTGGATTCCTTGTTCATGTCAATGAGCCCCATCCAAGTGTAGCCTCTCTTCTTAGAAGTTGTTtgtagaaagttctagaaaaatagaagaggaagtcagaagggagctctgcctccctcttttAACTAGTGTTTCCCTAAACTCTTGGGGGGAAGAAGTTCTGCCTACAATCCAACGTTTAGCTTTATACCTTTTAAGGCCACAGACACCATGAGTTCTGAATCTTTCTACACCCGTGTGCTATGGACAGATGTGTTCTCTCTAGCACATCGCATGTGCTACTTGGTGATGTCATACACTTGTTTGTCTGAAAGTTATGCATATGTCCACATGAATTCACTCATTGTTTGGATTGATCGGCTGCACCAGATCGGACAAGATCTGTGGCCTCATGCTGGGCTTTGTGTGGGTTTGAGGggtccaaactcaagtcctcatgcttgctggcaagtgctttacccacggagcctcctctccagccctagagTATGTCTTTTTGCATGTGCTCTGGTCTCCTTTATAATCTTCTTATCTTCCCTCTACAGGCAAGCAGTCTCCTTTCCAGAACGTTGTATCCAACCAAACACCTCTTCTCCCTTTAGCCAGTGGCCTTGATGCATCCTCAGCTGAGGACTGGGCCTCACCAGGCCTACCTGCTCTTCATCACTCTTGATGACCACAAGTTGAGCCCCCATGTTGTGGCAGGCAGTGGCAGAATCATTCCAAGACTTCTGGACCACAGAGAAAAAGTAGCAGCTTCCTTGGAAGGTTGTCCAGTCCCAGGGGCAGGAGCGGCACAGGCGATCTGTGGGGGAGGTCAGGTCAACCTTCAAGCCCTCCAGAATCAGCCTCTCCACTGACATAGCACATTCCTTATTCCacttcttcagttccttctctaccCAGGAGAAGCCAGGATTCCTAGCCTAATCCTTTCCAGACTGGAAGAAATTGGATCTTAGAGCCTAAAAGAGAGGCCAGGAGGCAGGTTTAACTGAGTATCTACCATGTCCTGTGAACACCGAGCACCTAATGTGTGCACAATCTCTGTGACCACTGAGTGTCTAACATGTCCATTCCCCTGTGAACCTTGAAAGCTTACGTAGAACACACTCTTGTGAACATTGAGTGCCTATTCTGTCAAGGCTCTTGTGACTACTGAATGCTTATTTTGTACATAATCCCTATGAACGCTGACTGCCTATTGTGTACACGGACTCTAGTCAGACACCAGTGAGATGCCTTCCTTAGTATTACCCTGCATGTCCATCTCACGTGTGAGGAAATTGAGGCTCAGTGTAGAATAGTTATTTAAAACAAAGTGACTCTCTGTGTAAACCTTTTCAGGGTGTGAGATCCTTCACTTCCCATCACTCACCTACCCCAGCCTTCAACTGGGTCAGTTCCTGGTAGACATTCTTCTGATTGGAATCCTCCTGACCCTGAGAACTGGGGATCTTGCTGACTGGGCCAAGAAAAATAGTCACTGAAGTTATTAAATGCTTACTGTGTTTCTTGGCCTATACTGGGCTCCCAGGACCAAGatagtcttcttcctcctcttttccacctctttcctttcttccctcctctctccttcctcttttgttctctctctcattttctttctttctttctctcactttttctcttctttctttctctcacttttctcttctttctttctctcacttttctattctttctctcacttttctcttctttctttctctcacttttctattctttctttctttctttctttctctctctctctctctctctctctctctctctctctctctttctttctttctttctttctttctttctttctttctttctttctttctttctttctttctttctttctttctcatagaATGTCAAATTTTCTATGTAGCTGCCTCTATGAACctttcttgcctctgcttcctgagtgctgggattataggaatgcACCATTACACCCAGTTTTATACAGCGTTTGGGATAGAACACAGGATTTTGGGCTTGTGAGGTAAGCATTCTACTGCTTTAACAATGTCTCCAGTCCAGCATCATTTTCAAGACCCAAGGTCTTACTTAGTCCTATTTGATGAGGAAGATACCTAGAAACCAAAGAAAATTGGATGCCTAAGGCAAGTGCAGCCAGTGTCTCTGTGCAGAACTCCTTTATTTAAAGGATCACGAGGACACAGTCTCAGTCAGTTGTTCCTCCCTTCTGGATCCCTTGGTTGAAGAGCCAGACCTATGACCCCCAAACCTCAATCCTGCCTGACCTTTGACAAGGATGACAACCAGTAGCACAGAGAATACAGTGAGGAAGAACACCTGCAGTGCCAAGGGGACATGGTTGTGGCCCAGGAACCCTGTGGGAGAGAAGGATGAGGTTTTAGCTCCTCAGCATTCCTGACTCAGTGTGGCCCCAGTCAGGCAATCCATCAGTCTCAGTCTCAAGGTACAGGATTCCAGATCCTAGTTGCTACAGTTCCCAGGAGTCCAGGTGCCAGATTTAGGGTCTAAGCTTCCAACTCTCTGAACATCAGGGGCCCAAGTCCCAGGCTCtaccaccctccccccccccactcccaaggAACCCAAGTTTCTGTTAGGAGATGACCACCCCATAGTCCCTCATCCTGTTTTACCTGTGAATCTACTGAATCCAGAATTTGGTTGGAAGCCAAAGCCTTTGATGGAGCACCTGCTATGACTGGTTGTCAGCAGTTCCTCATCTAAGTGAATAGAGCGTCAGTCGTATACAGGGTAGTCCGAGACAAGCACTGTCCTATTTGTGCCCCTTCCCCAAGCTCCCAGAGCACCAGCCCAGTCTCACCCAGAGGGCCAAGCTGCTGCTTCTCCATTTCCTTAGAGTCACGCCACTTCTCAGTGCCAGAATCTGATGGAAACAACAGCTTTTATCTCCTTGAATCTTACTTaggaagagaaattgggaagTGGGTACTGGCCCCGGAAGGGTGAGAGGGGGCTGATCATCTGACACAACAGGCAAGA
Coding sequences:
- the LOC127673057 gene encoding CD209 antigen-like protein A encodes the protein MEKQQLGPLDEELLTTSHSRCSIKGFGFQPNSGFSRFTGFLGHNHVPLALQVFFLTVFSVLLVVILVKVSKIPSSQGQEDSNQKNVYQELTQLKAGVDRLCRSCPWDWTTFQGSCYFFSVVQKSWNDSATACHNMGAQLVVIKSDEEQNFLQTTSKKRGYTWMGLIDMNKESTWHWIDGSPLTLSFMKYWNKGEPNNLGEEDCAEFRDDGWNDTKCNNKKFWICKKLETSCPGK